One window of Hydractinia symbiolongicarpus strain clone_291-10 chromosome 3, HSymV2.1, whole genome shotgun sequence genomic DNA carries:
- the LOC130636372 gene encoding uncharacterized protein LOC130636372 has product MLLTRILKEHEYWLRLTALLYHYRAELYNNILHRSCKLPTDPEKLYEKFTHKRHHIKYYLKRQKITQEQFDLIYPKSGKVDIHKFDIKTFVFVVRHFTKLKPKGGWVLVSRLHRGDKSKGAQLVELESFINENLDSNEPIMFHRFDEDWAELMYILKTLKMKTKTAHGLKKCQLSRTYIPPEYTPAIMKAQFEFIKTNQRMNTLAIRNLDIDDEEDENKGAIFNLQNQNSKIAELLNLLEGFINTKNVSWKAVFEKLSEIDKLLVDLKNDIDFLKEMIHLGHEASHMTEEVSAEADIDTKVRLGMKKLKATYAYAVSKDQNLSESSCCSQPYTEQELLRKHIVQRRSSFNSTLNGRNNHDVYREASVQLDDIFKPNNYVVLRGASGIGKTYTIREIVTEWTHGCIYDEVKFLFVINFTDLQEQSFENLERVLTRFYPHIFEVISYEEIISKPNQMLLIIDGWVHHDGFKYTQINDNEVISALEEVQGGNIEEFDILKCLAKANIPQGELFSQKMIITAHPDDFDTLKKTFGNINFSIVDVVGFSNENIQNYTMNFFSNQKQFLRRLKVKMNENEELRHMASIPSNLYTICYVQRTSNIMNQYKTTTELYLSKLIALIKEWDDDFKPINDAIDLIEKPVIVSAIIEASQLSYRDQMSREDSSNNLNEYNIQIFLTSIYLFMMNISPLEMLQDVRLKECLPFVAGLHGIASSTPTSAPTLAQTFVHCLDTVHNKNFIDDLFQTYLRPTKKLKELTFQNDFIWFLHCYYESKGFLTPKLSFKSVKLTFVLHNMLPMDVGHFIHFLNHEWYQLNIEKFDLHTHQPITTKQMEKLAVHLLSTPRVKIDIKMIDGVSETFKNVVDKCQNTKEFRVELKELELSEKSELERSIFIDFTWLLKFKSLHLNLNTSQVSELMANLKRAIPNAIDANMPIQLSTLKLSIPASYEKLVTAILTLLESFIYINRLEVEITGELESKLPDRQSPYRGHKREKRSMESTDMYTIKHALHNALRDQVVPRNLQRLKVKDHNCNYEFIINNATRQISFVLDDDEECYVDVELFRF; this is encoded by the exons ATGCTTCTCACAAGGATTTTAAAGGAACATGAATACTGGTTACGCTTAACTGCTTTATTGTACCATTACAGAGCAGAGCTTTATAACAATATCCTCCATCGCTCGTGCAAACTACCCACAGATCCTGAAAAACTGTACGAAAAGTTCACCCATAAACGACATCATATTAAATACTATCTAAAGCgacaaaaaataacacaagaacAATTTGATCTTATCTATCCAAAATCAGGAAAAGTTGACATTCATAAATTCGATATCAAGACTTTTGTATTTGTGGTACGCCACTTTACGAAGTTAAAGCCGAAGGGAGGTTGGGTGCTAGTTAGTAGGTTGCACAGAGGTGACAAAAGTAAGGGTGCGCAACTGGTTGAACTGGAGAGTTTCATAAATGAGAATCTAGATTCGAACGAGCCCATCATGTTTCATAGATTCGATGAAGATTGGGCGGAGTTAATGTATattctaaaaactttaaaaatgaaaactaaaaCAGCGCATGGTTTGAAAAAATGCCAGCTTAGTCGCACATATATTCCACCAGAGTATACACCCGCCATTATGAAAGCACAGTTTGAGTTCATCAAAACAAACCAGCGAATGAATACATTAGCTATACGCAATCTTGACATAGACGACGAAGAAGATGAAAACAAAGGTGCCATCTTTAATTTGCAAAatcaaaattccaaaattgCAGAACTTCTGAATTTACTGGAAGGTTTTATAAACACAAAAAACGTATCGTGGAAAGCTGTGTTTGAAAAACTAAGCGAAATAGACAAACTGTTAGTTGATTTGAAAAACgacattgattttttaaaagaaatgattCACCTAGGACATGAAGCATCGCACATGACAGAAGAGGTCAGCGCAG AAGCAGACATCGATACTAAAGTTCGGTTGggaatgaaaaaattaaaagccaCGTATGCTTACGCTGTTAGCAAGGATCAGAATTTAAGCGAGAGCAGTTGTTGCAGTCAACCATACACTGAACAAGAGCTCCTACGCAAACACATCGTTCAAAGGAGATCATCCTTTAACAGCACTTTAAATGGCCGCAACAACCACGACGTGTACAGAGAAGCTAGCGTACAATTAGATGATATATTTAAGCCGAATAATTATGTAGTGTTACGAGGTGCATCTGGAATTGGCAAGACATACACCATACGTGAAATCGTAACAGAATGGACGCATGGGTGTATTTACGATGAAGTCAAATTTTTATTCGTCATCAATTTCACAGATCTGCAAGAGCAAAGTTTTGAAAATCTAGAGAGAGTTCTCACGCGTTTTTATCCCCATATTTTCGAAGTAATATCATACGAAGAGATTATATCCAAACCAAACCAAATGCTTCTGATCATTGATGGCTGGGTACATCACGACGGGTTTAAATACACACAGATTAACGACAATGAAGTTATTAGCGCTCTGGAGGAGGTTCAGGGAGGTAACATCGAGGAGTTTGACATTTTAAAATGCTTAGCTAAAGCAAATATCCCCCAAGGTGAGCTTTTCTCACAAAAAATGATCATCACAGCCCACCCAGACGATTTCGACACGTTGAAAAAAACATTCGGAAACATTAACTTTAGCATTGTTGACGTGGTTGGATTCAGCAACGAAAACATACAAAATTACACCATGAATTTCTTTTCAAACCAAAAGCAATTTCTCAGAAGATTGAAGgtgaaaatgaatgaaaatgaaGAGCTACGGCATATGGCAAGCATTCCGTCCAATTTGTACACTATTTGCTATGTCCAGCGAACCAGCAACATCATGAACCAATACAAGACCACGACAGAGTTATATTTGTCCAAACTGATTGCATTAATCAAAGAATGGGATGACGACTTCAAACCCATTAATGACGCTATAGATTTAATAGAGAAACCAGTAATTGTGTCCGCCATTATAGAAGCATCACAGCTATCATATCGTGACCAAATGAGTAGAGAAGACTCATCCAATAATCTGAATGAGTACAACATCCAAATTTTCTTGACAAGTATCTACCTTTTCATGATGAATATAAGTCCATTGGAAATGCTACAAGACGTTAGGTTGAAGGAGTGTCTACCCTTCGTGGCTGGTCTGCACGGAATTGCATCTTCCACCCCTACATCAGCACCAACTCTAGCTCAAACATTCGTGCATTGCCTAGATACAGTGcataacaaaaattttatcGATGACCTCTTCCAAACGTATTTGCGACCAACTAAAAAGCTGAAGGAACTGACATTCCAAAATGACTTTATATGGTTCTTACATTGTTACTACGAGTCTAAGGGATTCCTAACACCAAAACTTAGCtttaaatcagttaaattaaccTTCGTACTGCATAACATGCTACCAATGGATGTTGGCCATTTTATTCACTTCTTAAACCATGAATGGTATCAACTAAACATAGAGAAATTTGACTTGCATACACATCAACCAATCACAACCAAGCAAATGGAGAAGCTAGCCGTTCACCTATTAAGTACGCCGCGTGTGAAGATTGACATAAAAATGATTGATGGAGTCTcagaaactttcaaaaatgttgtggATAAATGTCAGAATACAAAAGAGTTTCGCGTTGAATTAAAGGAACTTGAGCTTTCTGAAAAGAGCGAGTTAGAACGCAGCATATTTATCGATTTTACGTGGTTGTTAAAATTCAAAAGTCTCCATTTGAATCTTAATACATCGCAAGTTTCCGAACTGATGGCTAATCTCAAGAGAGCTATACCGAACGCAATTGACGCAAACATGCCCATACAGTTATCTACGTTAAAGTTATCCATCCCTGCATCGTATGAAAAATTAGTCACTGCTATTTTAACTTTGTTGGAAAGCTTCATATACATCAACAGACTGGAGGTGGAAATCACAGGCGAATTAGAATCAAAACTGCCAGACCGACAAAGTCCATATCGCGGACACAAAAGAGAAAAGAGAAGTATGGAAAGTACGGACATGTATACGATCAAACACGCATTACATAATGCTTTACGTGACCAAGTGGTTCCACGAAACTTGCAAAGGTTAAAGGTTAAAGACCATAACTGCAACTATGAGTTCATTATAAACAACGCAACACGACAAATTAGCTTCGTTCTAGACGACGACGAAGAATGCTATGTTGACGTCGAATTGTTTAGATTCTAA